A window from Primulina eburnea isolate SZY01 chromosome 2, ASM2296580v1, whole genome shotgun sequence encodes these proteins:
- the LOC140823620 gene encoding uncharacterized protein: MNEQAAMMKQQQQQMNMNQNMIGMNQMNPHQQPQMAQMKRSYGLWAPPSQFHNANHGAIQPPHSTFNKALGPRNSWKGKKVDKRRKEQHKSLMAGSNAGGIGGGVKTISAGGVGNSNFNNYKPPTLNELKHQNQIKTWKFFPKKKYNKNYTTHMNVGGTNNNNNSRSAPFAPRNTTSFLIRAKKSGGIASLVSPCPVTPAVLPTPTFSPSREVLVDMAKEEWGVDGYGSMKGLIRLRLPGHEIEVHEDEEEDEGCSSESDVEEHVEVERRLDHDLSRFEMIYNPNSVGGMEYHNVLENRVDDQDAHIAQLEEENLILKDRLFLMDRELGDLRRRMLRLEWRGNTGDEINEDVVENESENENENEKESHGDEAHSMEDNDEYFSEENVLGDGCFNGKGDDHHSAKGFEVAASTEKNVVLNLEDKELLRGYKNGLLADTEGKETIKNDEFSEANQTDKTFEAAEDTKAENKDENMTEHEEVEAQENAYAESSDRLASDACMENDGVAKDSEVTEKVATN, from the exons ATGAACGAGCAAGCAGCAATGATGAAGCAACAGCAACAACAAATGAACATGAATCAGAATATGATCGGTATGAATCAAATGAATCCGCACCAACAGCCACAG ATGGCTCAGATGAAACGGAGTTATGGCTTGTGGGCTCCTCCGTCACAGTTTCATAACGCTAATCATGGTGCCATACAACCGCCGCATTCTACCTTTAATAAAGCATTGGGGCCAAGGAATAGTTGGAAGGGCAAAAAGGTAGACAAGAGGAGAAAGGAGCAGCACAAGTCCTTAATGGCTGGCTCTAATGCTGGTGGAATTGGTGGAGGTGTCAAGACCATTAGTGCTGGTGGTGTTGGGAATTCGAATTTTAATAACTACAAGCCTCCAACTTTGAATGAGTTGAAGCATCAGAATCAAATAAAGACCTGGAAATTCTTCCCAAAAAAGAAGTATAATAAGAACTATACAACGCATATGAATGTCGGTGGTActaacaacaacaataatagcAGATCTGCTCCGTTTGCTCCGAGGAATACTACTTCCTTTTTAATCAGAGCAAAGAAGAGTGGTGGTATCGCTTCCTTAGTTTCTCCATGTCCAGTGACCCCTGCAGTTTTGCCGACTCCTACATTCTCTCCATCCAGGGAGGTTTTGGTGGATATGGCTAAGGAAGAATGGGGTGTTGATGGATATGGGTCAATGAAGGGGTTGATTAGGTTAAGATTGCCCGGGCATGAAATTGAGGTTCATGAGGATGAGGAGGAAGATGAAGGATGTTCCAGCGAGAGTGATGTGGAGGAGCACGTTGAGGTGGAGAGGAGATTGGATCATGACTTGAGCCGTTTCGAGATGATATATAATCCAAACAGTGTTGGTGGGATGGAGTATCATAATGTGCTGGAGAATCGAGTGGACGATCAGGATGCCCATATTGCTCAATTGGAGGAGGAGAATCTGATTTTGAAGGATAGATTGTTCTTGATGGACAGGGAGTTGGGTGATTTGAGAAGGCGGATGCTGCGTCTAGAATGGAGGGGAAACACAGGTGATGAGATTAATGAGGATGTAGTAGAGAACGAATCTGAAAacgaaaatgaaaatgaaaaggAGAGTCACGGTGACGAAGCTCATTCAATGGAGGACAATGATGAATATTTCAGTGAAGAGAACGTTCTGGGAGATGGATGTTTCAACGGGAAAGGAGACGATCACCATAGTGCCAAAGGTTTTGAAGTAGCTGCAAGTACAGAGAAGAATGTCGTATTAAATCTTGAAGATAAAGAACTCCTTAGAGGTTACAAGAATGGTTTACTTGCAGATACTGAAGGGAAAGAAACAATTAAGAATGATGAGTTCAGTGAAGCAAATCAGACTGACAAAACTTTTGAAGCTGCTGAAGATACAAAAGCGGAAAATAAAGATGAAAACATGACTGAACATGAAGAAGTAGAGGCACAAGAGAACGCTTATGCCGAATCTTCTGATCGTTTAGCATCAGATGCTTGTATGGAAAATGATGGAGTTGCAAAAGATAGTGAGGTTACGGAGAAGGTGGCTACAAATTGA